From the genome of Amycolatopsis sp. NBC_01488, one region includes:
- the thiD gene encoding bifunctional hydroxymethylpyrimidine kinase/phosphomethylpyrimidine kinase → MTMTSSPPSALTIAGSDSGGAAGLQADLRTFLTCGVHGLVAVTAVTVQNTLGVHDRADLPPHIVAGQIEAVAADMGVGAAKTGMLASAEIIHAVAEACDEAGIGRDEKIPFVVDPVAASMHGHPLFDEAGLHALRDELLPRATVLTPNLDEVRLLTGMTVRDREGMHTAAVVLHRMGPRYVLVKSGHLQADPECVDLLFDGSTFVELPGKRYSTPHTHGAGDTMASALTAGLAKGMPVVEAARYGKWFVSHAVEHAYPMGAKVGPVSAFWRLAPEER, encoded by the coding sequence ATGACCATGACCTCGAGCCCTCCCTCGGCGTTGACCATCGCCGGGTCGGACTCCGGCGGCGCCGCCGGGCTGCAGGCGGACCTGCGCACGTTCCTGACGTGCGGCGTGCACGGCCTGGTCGCGGTCACCGCCGTCACCGTGCAGAACACCCTCGGCGTGCACGATCGCGCCGACCTGCCGCCGCACATCGTGGCCGGGCAGATCGAGGCCGTGGCGGCGGACATGGGCGTCGGCGCGGCCAAGACGGGCATGCTGGCGTCGGCCGAGATCATCCACGCGGTGGCCGAGGCGTGCGACGAGGCCGGGATCGGCCGCGACGAGAAGATCCCGTTCGTCGTCGACCCGGTCGCGGCGTCGATGCACGGTCACCCGCTGTTCGACGAAGCGGGCCTGCACGCCCTGCGCGACGAGCTGCTCCCGCGCGCGACGGTCCTCACGCCGAACCTCGACGAGGTCCGCCTGCTGACCGGCATGACCGTGCGAGACCGCGAGGGCATGCACACCGCGGCGGTGGTGCTGCACCGGATGGGCCCGCGGTACGTCCTGGTCAAGAGCGGCCACCTGCAGGCCGACCCCGAGTGCGTGGACCTGCTGTTCGACGGCTCGACGTTCGTGGAGCTGCCCGGCAAGCGGTACTCGACGCCGCACACGCACGGCGCGGGCGACACGATGGCGTCGGCCCTGACGGCCGGGCTGGCCAAGGGCATGCCGGTCGTCGAGGCGGCGCGGTACGGCAAGTGGTTCGTCTCGCACGCGGTCGAGCACGCCTACCCGATGGGCGCCAAGGTCGGACCGGTGTCGGCCTTCTGGCGGCTGGCACCCGAGGAGCGCTGA
- a CDS encoding phosphatidylinositol-specific phospholipase C domain-containing protein codes for MKLFSVVLLTAGLVLSGATAANADSPKLSHVTTVGVHNTYDPAAYGYLAQALDAGSSLIELDVWPDFFTHEWKVSHSNPLGNNNNCVAATSASQLYSGGTNKNLEYCLDDIRIWLAAHPGHTPVTLKLEMKTGFSDNTGMGPDELDATFRAHLGSVAFRPAELLGGYATLDDASKADNWPSVDALRGRVITEIIPGTVEEGNPTDTLHTDVEYARYLVGLKNAGKLGDANIFPTVHGAAGGDPRDKYTADLKPWFVVFDGDASAWVTQTGPWWYDANHYYLVMTDGQNVAPAIDAHNPTVDQANQRVADLAKQHASVITSDWTGLTTVLPQVLARG; via the coding sequence ATGAAGCTCTTCTCGGTGGTCCTCCTCACGGCCGGTCTCGTGCTCTCGGGCGCGACCGCCGCCAACGCGGACAGTCCCAAGCTTTCCCACGTCACGACGGTCGGCGTGCACAACACGTACGACCCGGCGGCCTACGGCTACCTGGCCCAGGCGCTCGACGCCGGCTCGTCGCTGATCGAGCTCGACGTCTGGCCGGACTTCTTCACCCACGAGTGGAAGGTCAGCCACTCGAACCCGTTGGGGAACAACAACAACTGCGTCGCGGCCACCTCGGCGTCGCAGCTCTACAGCGGCGGGACGAACAAGAACCTCGAGTACTGCCTCGACGACATCCGGATCTGGCTGGCCGCCCACCCCGGGCACACGCCGGTCACGCTCAAGCTCGAGATGAAGACGGGCTTCTCGGACAACACCGGCATGGGCCCGGACGAGCTGGACGCGACGTTCCGCGCGCACCTCGGCAGCGTCGCGTTCCGCCCGGCCGAGCTGCTCGGCGGCTACGCCACGCTCGACGACGCCTCCAAGGCGGACAACTGGCCGTCCGTGGACGCGTTGCGGGGCCGGGTGATCACCGAGATCATCCCGGGCACCGTCGAGGAGGGGAACCCGACCGACACGCTGCACACCGACGTCGAGTACGCGCGGTACCTGGTCGGGCTGAAGAACGCCGGCAAGCTCGGCGACGCGAACATCTTCCCGACCGTGCACGGCGCGGCCGGCGGTGACCCGCGGGACAAGTACACCGCCGACCTCAAGCCGTGGTTCGTCGTGTTCGACGGCGACGCGAGCGCGTGGGTGACGCAGACCGGGCCGTGGTGGTACGACGCCAACCACTACTACCTCGTGATGACCGACGGCCAGAACGTCGCGCCGGCGATCGACGCACACAACCCGACCGTCGACCAGGCCAACCAGCGCGTCGCCGACCTGGCGAAGCAGCACGCGTCGGTGATCACGTCGGACTGGACCGGGCTCACGACGGTGCTGCCGCAGGTGCTCGCCCGGGGTTAG
- a CDS encoding VOC family protein — protein MGTIRQVQITFDCAEPERVARFWCEVLGYVVPPAPAGFDSWADFDRSLPPERRGAAFACVDPTGAGPRLYFQRVPEGKVVKNRVHLDVRAGTGLVGAERLAALEAERDRLIPLGAVCERVLYADGENESCIVMQDVEGNEFCLD, from the coding sequence ATGGGGACGATCAGGCAGGTACAGATCACCTTCGACTGCGCGGAACCCGAGCGCGTGGCCCGGTTCTGGTGCGAGGTGCTGGGCTACGTCGTGCCGCCCGCGCCCGCGGGGTTCGACAGCTGGGCCGACTTCGACCGCTCGTTGCCGCCCGAGCGGCGGGGCGCGGCGTTCGCCTGCGTCGATCCGACCGGTGCGGGCCCGCGGCTGTACTTCCAGCGCGTTCCCGAAGGCAAGGTCGTCAAGAACCGCGTGCACCTCGACGTGCGCGCCGGCACCGGGCTCGTGGGCGCGGAACGCCTCGCCGCGCTCGAGGCCGAGCGCGACCGGCTGATCCCGCTCGGCGCGGTGTGCGAACGAGTGCTGTACGCCGACGGCGAGAACGAGTCGTGCATCGTGATGCAGGACGTCGAAGGCAACGAGTTCTGCCTCGACTGA